Proteins from a genomic interval of Methanofollis formosanus:
- the uvrB gene encoding excinuclease ABC subunit UvrB, which translates to MTEFELDAAFVPKGSQPGAIKALTAGIEGGERFQTLLGVTGSGKTFTVANVIEAVQRPTLVLAHNKTLAAQLYHEFSGFFPQNRVEYFVSYYDYYQPESYLPRKDQYIEKVTSVNPKIEQMRLAATASVLSRPDTIIVASVSCIYGLGNPANFRGMGFELKHGDRVRRADLLERLVEIQYERNDLDLAPGRFRAKGDTIDLIPAYFNDIIRIELFGDEVDRISEIDAVAGKRKETMEYFYLYPARHFVATEEERKRAVVSIKKELDEVLPTLDIFEAHRLEQRVLFDIEMIEETGSCKGIENYSRHFDGRRAGEKPYCLLDYFPDDFLMVVDESHQTLPQVRGMYHGDRSRKETLVKYGFRLPSAFDNRPLTFGEFEGYMKNVICVSATPGAYELQHSAGVVEQIIRPTGLVDPVVEVRPVEGQVEDVMEEIRRTIDRGDRVLVTTLTKRLAEELTDFLAEQGIKTRYLHSEINALERTEIIRRLRLGTFDVLVGINLLREGLDIPEVGFVGILDADKEGFLRDARSLIQTIGRAARNANARVVLYADHETDSIRTALAETERRRQMQVAYNRAHGIVPQTVTKPVPAKEVDLTDTKHVPKAEIPNLIIEMEAQMHEAAEHLDFERAILLRDQVRELKAKSEKSAL; encoded by the coding sequence ATGACTGAATTTGAATTGGATGCGGCATTTGTCCCGAAGGGTTCGCAGCCAGGGGCGATCAAAGCACTGACCGCCGGGATCGAGGGCGGCGAGCGGTTCCAGACCCTCCTCGGCGTCACCGGGTCCGGGAAGACCTTCACGGTCGCCAACGTCATCGAGGCGGTGCAGCGCCCGACCCTGGTGCTCGCCCACAACAAGACCCTGGCGGCACAACTCTACCACGAGTTCTCGGGATTTTTCCCCCAGAACCGGGTGGAGTACTTCGTCTCGTACTACGACTACTACCAGCCCGAATCGTACCTCCCGAGAAAGGACCAGTATATCGAGAAGGTCACCTCCGTCAACCCCAAGATCGAGCAGATGCGTCTCGCGGCCACGGCCTCGGTGCTCTCGCGGCCAGACACCATCATCGTCGCCTCGGTCTCCTGCATCTACGGCCTGGGCAACCCGGCGAACTTCAGGGGGATGGGCTTCGAACTGAAGCACGGGGACCGGGTGCGGCGGGCCGATCTGTTGGAGCGCCTGGTCGAGATCCAGTACGAGCGAAACGACCTCGACCTCGCCCCCGGACGGTTCAGGGCGAAGGGCGACACCATCGACCTCATCCCGGCGTACTTCAACGACATCATCAGGATCGAACTCTTCGGCGACGAGGTGGACCGGATCTCGGAGATCGATGCGGTCGCCGGGAAGAGAAAGGAGACGATGGAGTACTTCTATCTCTACCCGGCCCGCCACTTCGTCGCCACCGAGGAGGAGCGCAAACGGGCGGTCGTCTCCATCAAAAAGGAACTCGACGAGGTGCTCCCGACCCTCGACATCTTCGAGGCCCACCGTCTCGAACAGCGGGTCCTCTTCGATATCGAGATGATCGAGGAGACCGGGAGCTGCAAGGGGATCGAGAATTATTCCCGCCACTTCGACGGGCGCAGAGCGGGGGAAAAGCCGTACTGTCTCCTCGACTATTTCCCGGACGACTTCCTGATGGTCGTCGACGAGAGCCACCAGACTCTCCCGCAGGTGCGGGGGATGTACCACGGCGACCGTTCCCGCAAAGAGACCCTGGTGAAGTACGGCTTCCGCCTCCCCTCGGCCTTCGACAACCGCCCCCTCACCTTCGGCGAGTTCGAGGGGTACATGAAGAACGTCATCTGCGTCTCGGCGACGCCCGGCGCGTACGAACTGCAGCACTCGGCCGGGGTCGTGGAGCAGATCATCAGGCCGACCGGGCTCGTGGACCCGGTGGTGGAGGTGCGCCCGGTCGAGGGGCAGGTCGAGGACGTGATGGAGGAGATCAGGCGGACGATCGACCGCGGCGACCGGGTGCTGGTCACCACGCTCACCAAGCGGCTTGCCGAGGAACTCACCGACTTCCTCGCGGAGCAGGGTATCAAGACCAGATACCTCCACTCTGAGATCAACGCCCTCGAACGCACCGAGATCATCCGCCGCCTCCGCCTTGGCACCTTCGATGTGCTGGTCGGGATCAACCTCCTGCGGGAGGGGCTCGACATCCCTGAGGTCGGGTTCGTCGGGATCCTGGACGCCGACAAGGAGGGGTTCCTCCGCGACGCCCGCAGTCTGATCCAGACCATCGGCCGGGCGGCACGCAACGCCAACGCCCGCGTGGTGCTGTACGCCGACCACGAGACCGACTCGATCCGCACCGCCCTCGCCGAGACCGAACGCCGCCGGCAGATGCAGGTCGCCTACAACCGGGCGCACGGGATCGTGCCGCAGACGGTCACCAAACCGGTCCCGGCAAAGGAGGTGGACCTCACCGACACGAAGCATGTCCCGAAGGCCGAGATCCCCAACCTCATCATCGAGATGGAGGCGCAGATGCACGAAGCGGCGGAGCACCTCGACTTCGAGCGGGCGATCCTTCTGCGCGACCAGGTGAGGGAGTTGAAGGCGAAGAGTGAAAAATCAGCTTTGTAG
- a CDS encoding CheR family methyltransferase, which produces MDDFAALNRTIERVVGIKTSNYKEDYIRRRVLSRMRISGNESFADYHKYLLSEADEKDLLRNALTINVTEFLRDPEVFSLVRQQVLPEILKKKTRIRIWCAGCATGEEAYTYAMLARDLSFTHEIDCTIYATDIDRKVLEKAREGVYDARALKNLNERQIQRHFTRTEDGKYEAKPELKSLIRFSHHDLMTNIPAARFLDLVSCRNVTIYFNEKQKTDLVRMIHGSLGMGGYYVMGKTEYLGREVEDLFAPFDPIQKIFIKK; this is translated from the coding sequence ATGGACGACTTTGCAGCACTCAACCGGACGATCGAGCGAGTTGTGGGGATCAAGACCTCCAACTACAAGGAAGACTACATACGCCGCCGTGTCCTCTCCAGGATGCGGATCTCAGGCAACGAATCGTTTGCCGACTACCACAAATATCTCCTCTCCGAGGCGGACGAGAAGGATCTTCTCAGGAACGCGCTCACCATCAATGTGACCGAGTTCCTGCGCGACCCCGAGGTCTTCTCGCTGGTGCGCCAGCAGGTGCTCCCCGAGATCCTCAAGAAGAAGACACGGATACGGATCTGGTGTGCCGGGTGTGCGACCGGCGAGGAAGCGTACACCTACGCGATGCTTGCCAGGGACCTCTCGTTCACGCACGAGATCGACTGCACCATCTATGCGACCGATATCGATCGGAAAGTGCTCGAGAAGGCGCGGGAAGGCGTGTACGATGCCCGGGCCCTCAAGAACCTCAACGAGCGGCAGATCCAGCGGCACTTTACCCGCACCGAGGACGGGAAATACGAGGCAAAGCCCGAACTGAAAAGCCTGATCCGCTTCTCCCATCACGACCTGATGACCAATATCCCGGCGGCCCGTTTTCTGGACCTCGTCTCGTGCAGGAACGTGACCATCTATTTCAACGAGAAACAGAAGACCGACCTGGTGCGGATGATCCACGGGTCTCTCGGGATGGGGGGCTACTATGTGATGGGCAAGACCGAGTATCTGGGACGGGAGGTCGAGGACCTTTTCGCTCCCTTCGACCCGATACAGAAGATCTTCATCAAGAAATAG
- the uvrA gene encoding excinuclease ABC subunit UvrA — translation MKHLVIRGAREHNLKDITLSLPRDRLIVLTGVSGSGKSTLAFDTIYAEGQRRYVESLSAYARQFLGLMQKPDVDAIEGLSPAISIEQKTTSKNPRSTVGTVTEIYDHLRLLFARIGVPYCPEHGTRIESRSPEAIADAVAGRFAGRQVTVLAPVVRQKKGTYAQLLKDLDAEGYARVRLDGEIVRTDEEHPLERYVKHDIDVVVDRLDPAAERSRLVEAVEAAVAKSDGLVVALGEDGEEETYSARMACPVCGLSFEELQPRMFSFNSPFGACEECNGLGFKTEFDPDLIIPDPEMSLVDGAVATYRNFLDGYRAQHLGAVAKHFGFSVLTPIKDLTPEQYHVLMYGAPDRIHFSVSTRNGDASWSHTGAWEGLLPQAERLFQQTKSEYRRHELQKFMRVLPCPACGGKRLKEKVLAVKVGGKNIIEVTDLPVSQAVEFFESLNRSLTPKETAIAAQVLKEIRARLSFLQEVGLGYLTLSRSAGTLSGGEAQRIRLATQIGSNLTGVLYVLDEPSIGLHQRDNRRLIETLQKLRDLGNTIVVVEHDEETIRAADHVVDIGPGAGVHGGTVVAEGTPAEVAKNPASLTGRYLSGDLSVPVPSSRRTNGEYLTLTGCRAHNLRGIDVAIPLGTLTVVTGVSGSGKSTLIADTLYPALARKISGARTSPGPHDALTIDAPVDKVVVIDQSPIGRTPRSNPATYTKVFDEIRKVFAETKEAKVRGYKPGRFSFNIKGGRCEACQGEGVIKIEMNFLPDVFVECDECKGQRFNAETLEVKYRGRSIADVLAMTVDEATTFFEHVPSIRNKLETLCEVGLGYLTLGQSSTTLSGGEAQRIKLTRELSKRATGQTVYLLDEPTTGLHIHDVRKLVAVLDGLVEKGNTVVVIEHNLDVIKSADHLIDLGPEGGDGGGRVVATGTPEEVAGVKESYTGHYLAEILP, via the coding sequence ATGAAACACCTCGTGATCAGGGGCGCGAGGGAACACAACCTCAAAGACATCACCCTCTCGCTCCCCAGGGACCGTCTCATCGTCCTCACCGGCGTCTCCGGGTCAGGCAAGTCGACCCTTGCCTTCGACACCATCTACGCCGAGGGACAGCGACGGTACGTCGAATCGCTCTCCGCCTATGCCCGCCAGTTTCTCGGGCTGATGCAGAAACCTGACGTCGACGCGATCGAGGGGCTCTCCCCCGCGATCTCCATCGAACAGAAGACCACTTCCAAAAACCCGCGCAGCACCGTCGGCACGGTCACCGAGATCTACGACCACCTCAGACTCCTCTTCGCACGGATCGGGGTGCCGTACTGCCCCGAGCACGGGACCAGGATCGAGTCGCGCTCGCCCGAGGCGATCGCCGACGCCGTCGCCGGGAGGTTTGCCGGGCGGCAGGTGACGGTCCTCGCTCCCGTGGTCCGCCAGAAGAAAGGGACGTACGCCCAGCTCCTCAAGGACCTGGACGCCGAGGGCTACGCCCGCGTCCGTCTCGACGGCGAGATCGTCAGGACCGACGAGGAGCATCCGCTGGAGCGGTACGTCAAGCACGACATCGACGTCGTCGTCGACCGCCTCGACCCCGCGGCCGAACGCTCGCGGCTCGTCGAGGCGGTGGAGGCCGCCGTCGCAAAGTCGGACGGTCTGGTCGTCGCCCTCGGCGAGGACGGCGAGGAAGAGACCTACTCCGCCAGAATGGCCTGCCCGGTCTGCGGACTCTCCTTTGAAGAACTCCAGCCCAGGATGTTCTCCTTCAACTCCCCCTTCGGCGCCTGCGAGGAGTGCAACGGCCTCGGGTTCAAGACCGAGTTCGACCCGGACCTCATCATCCCCGACCCCGAGATGTCCCTCGTCGACGGGGCGGTGGCGACCTACCGGAACTTCCTCGACGGCTACCGGGCCCAGCACCTCGGGGCCGTCGCAAAACACTTCGGGTTCTCGGTGCTCACGCCCATCAAAGACCTCACGCCGGAGCAGTATCATGTCCTGATGTACGGTGCGCCCGACAGGATCCACTTCTCGGTGAGCACCAGGAACGGCGACGCCAGCTGGTCGCACACCGGCGCCTGGGAAGGCCTGCTCCCCCAGGCCGAACGCCTCTTCCAGCAGACGAAGTCAGAGTACCGCCGCCACGAACTCCAGAAGTTCATGCGGGTCCTCCCCTGCCCGGCCTGCGGCGGCAAGCGCCTGAAGGAGAAGGTGCTCGCCGTGAAGGTCGGCGGCAAGAACATCATCGAGGTGACCGACCTGCCGGTGAGCCAGGCGGTCGAGTTCTTCGAGAGCCTCAACCGCTCCCTCACCCCGAAGGAGACGGCGATCGCCGCCCAGGTGCTCAAGGAGATCAGGGCCAGGCTCTCCTTCCTCCAGGAGGTCGGGCTCGGCTACCTCACACTTTCCAGGAGCGCCGGCACGCTCTCAGGCGGCGAGGCCCAGCGGATCAGGCTCGCCACCCAGATCGGCTCCAACCTCACAGGGGTGCTGTACGTCCTGGACGAACCCTCCATCGGGCTCCACCAGCGGGACAACCGGCGACTCATCGAGACCCTCCAGAAACTCCGGGACCTGGGCAACACCATCGTCGTCGTCGAGCACGACGAGGAGACGATCAGGGCGGCCGACCATGTGGTCGACATCGGGCCCGGCGCCGGGGTGCACGGGGGTACGGTGGTCGCCGAAGGGACGCCCGCGGAGGTGGCGAAGAACCCCGCCTCCCTCACCGGGCGCTACCTTTCCGGCGATCTCTCGGTCCCGGTCCCGTCGTCGCGCCGGACCAACGGCGAGTACCTCACCCTCACCGGGTGCCGGGCGCACAATCTCAGGGGGATCGACGTGGCCATCCCGCTCGGCACCCTCACCGTCGTCACCGGCGTCTCGGGCTCGGGCAAGTCCACCCTCATCGCCGACACCCTATACCCGGCCCTCGCACGAAAGATCTCGGGTGCCCGGACAAGCCCCGGCCCCCACGACGCCCTCACCATCGACGCTCCCGTCGACAAGGTGGTGGTCATCGACCAGAGCCCGATCGGCCGGACGCCCAGGTCCAACCCGGCGACCTACACCAAGGTCTTCGACGAGATCAGGAAGGTCTTCGCCGAGACGAAGGAGGCGAAGGTGCGGGGCTACAAACCGGGCCGCTTCTCCTTCAACATCAAGGGCGGGCGGTGCGAGGCCTGCCAGGGCGAGGGCGTCATCAAGATCGAGATGAACTTCCTCCCCGACGTCTTCGTGGAGTGCGACGAGTGCAAGGGGCAACGGTTCAATGCCGAGACCCTGGAGGTGAAGTACCGGGGCAGGTCCATCGCCGACGTCCTGGCCATGACCGTCGACGAGGCCACGACGTTCTTCGAGCACGTCCCCTCGATCAGGAACAAACTCGAGACCCTCTGCGAGGTCGGGCTCGGCTACCTCACCCTGGGCCAGAGTTCGACCACGCTCTCGGGCGGCGAGGCCCAGCGGATCAAACTGACCCGCGAACTCTCGAAGCGGGCGACCGGACAGACGGTCTATCTCCTGGACGAACCGACGACCGGGCTCCACATCCACGACGTCAGGAAACTCGTCGCCGTCCTCGACGGTCTGGTCGAGAAGGGGAACACCGTGGTGGTCATCGAGCACAACCTGGACGTGATCAAGTCGGCCGACCATCTCATCGACCTCGGGCCGGAGGGCGGGGACGGCGGCGGGAGGGTGGTCGCCACCGGCACGCCCGAGGAGGTGGCCGGGGTGAAGGAGAGTTATACCGGCCACTACCTGGCAGAGATCCTGCCATGA
- the uvrC gene encoding excinuclease ABC subunit UvrC, which produces MIDLALVPEEPGCYLYRDADGTVIYVGKAKHLKRRVSSYFQKHDHDAKTQKLIGQIASAEFIVTGTEVEALILENTLIKRHQPKYNIDLKDARRYAYIHLSADAFPRIAIAREVGDDGEYFGPFVSAKERDEVLEVVKRAFGLRSCRRLPKRPCLRRHLGICAAPCTGTMPEEEYAARVNRARAVLRGRGNDLIEEMEAEMAERSERLEFERALELRDEIAAVRHLAERQRMERRTDHDEDIIAYQEQDGNLFLLLFHVEKGTLTGKQEYVFEASDDAVEEFLVQYYGEHAPPKEVVLPTGVGEPVADYLADRRGGKVRVTVPQRGDKRRLLDLAGKNLDLTFFADRMKVEALREDLRLPDPPNVIECFDISHLAGTAMVGSMVQFRGGRPDKRNYRRFKIRTVEGIDDFAAIAEVVGRRYARLLWEGKSMPDLVIVDGGKGQLKAATDAIAALGLRLPIISIAKREEEIYVPGFPHPLPIKNDARSSLFVQEIRDEAHRFAITYNRFLRRKAMRG; this is translated from the coding sequence ATGATCGACCTCGCGCTCGTCCCCGAAGAGCCCGGCTGCTACCTGTACCGCGACGCCGACGGGACGGTGATCTATGTCGGCAAGGCGAAGCACCTGAAGCGACGGGTGTCGAGTTATTTCCAGAAGCACGACCACGACGCGAAGACGCAGAAACTCATCGGGCAGATCGCCTCGGCCGAGTTCATCGTGACCGGAACCGAGGTCGAGGCACTGATCCTGGAGAACACCCTCATCAAGCGGCACCAGCCGAAGTACAACATCGACCTCAAGGACGCCCGGCGGTACGCTTACATCCACCTCAGCGCGGACGCGTTCCCGCGGATCGCGATCGCCCGCGAGGTCGGTGACGACGGCGAGTACTTCGGGCCCTTCGTCTCCGCGAAGGAACGTGACGAGGTGCTCGAAGTGGTGAAGAGGGCCTTCGGTCTCCGCTCGTGCCGGCGCCTCCCGAAGCGCCCCTGTCTCCGCCGTCACCTCGGCATCTGTGCGGCGCCGTGTACCGGGACGATGCCCGAGGAGGAGTACGCCGCACGGGTGAACCGAGCACGGGCCGTGCTGCGGGGCCGGGGAAACGATCTCATCGAAGAGATGGAGGCCGAGATGGCCGAGCGGTCGGAGCGCCTTGAGTTCGAACGGGCCCTCGAACTCCGCGACGAGATCGCGGCGGTGCGGCACCTGGCCGAACGGCAGCGGATGGAGCGGCGGACCGACCACGACGAGGACATCATCGCCTACCAGGAGCAGGACGGCAATCTTTTCCTCCTCCTCTTCCATGTCGAGAAGGGCACCCTCACCGGAAAACAGGAGTACGTCTTCGAGGCCTCGGACGACGCCGTCGAGGAGTTCCTGGTCCAGTACTATGGGGAGCACGCCCCGCCGAAAGAGGTGGTCCTCCCGACCGGGGTCGGCGAACCGGTCGCGGACTACCTCGCCGACCGCCGGGGGGGGAAGGTGCGGGTGACGGTCCCGCAGCGGGGCGACAAGAGACGGCTCCTCGACCTCGCGGGCAAAAACCTGGACCTCACCTTCTTCGCCGACCGGATGAAGGTCGAGGCCCTCAGGGAAGACCTCCGTCTCCCCGACCCCCCGAATGTCATCGAGTGTTTCGACATCTCCCACCTCGCCGGCACGGCGATGGTCGGGTCGATGGTGCAGTTCAGGGGCGGGCGGCCGGACAAACGGAACTACCGGCGTTTCAAGATCAGGACGGTCGAGGGGATCGACGACTTCGCGGCGATCGCCGAGGTGGTCGGCCGCCGGTACGCCCGTCTCCTCTGGGAGGGGAAGTCGATGCCCGACCTGGTGATCGTCGACGGCGGCAAGGGGCAGTTGAAGGCGGCGACCGACGCGATCGCCGCCCTCGGCCTGCGTCTCCCGATCATCTCGATCGCCAAGCGCGAGGAGGAGATCTATGTGCCCGGTTTCCCGCACCCCCTCCCGATCAAAAACGACGCCCGCTCTTCCCTCTTCGTGCAGGAGATCAGGGACGAGGCGCACCGCTTTGCGATCACCTACAACCGCTTCCTGCGGAGGAAGGCGATGAGAGGATGA
- a CDS encoding helix-hairpin-helix domain-containing protein: METGTAGERACRFAAWIAAALGVREEQVAGTATLLAGGATVPFIARYRKEATGCLDEVAIAAVRDRLAAMERLEERRETVLASLREQGVLTPDLAARVMGAESLAVLEDLYLPFRPGRRTRASAARELGLAPLAAALLGGECADPLAAAQRYVRPDGPADAAAALAGASDIVAATVSEDAGVRASMRRLFMEAGVLTVRAARGKDLAATPYADYAGYTGRLRAMPGHRVHAVLRGAREGLLSVTVAPPERRALGLMGVRGRGPASEVVAAAVQDGYRRLLAPAMERESLAAAKARADEEAVQVFAANLRRLLLAPPLGRKTVLAVDPGFAAGCKVACLDRQGTLLHATVVRPLPPHRQEGKAGAVLADLCRRYGVEVVAVGNGHGGREARAFLLGLGLGVPVITVSECGASVYSASAEARREFPDLDLTLRSAVSIGRRLQDPLAELVKIDPQALGVGQYQHDVDGRLLAAALDDTVVSAVNAVGVEVNTASAPLLARVSGIGQAQAARIVGFREEHGPFGSRRALLKVPGIGPKTFEQAAGFLRVVGGADPLDATAVHPMHTPVVRAMADDLGVGVGDLVGNPALLGQVEPERYVHGAVGLPTVHDICAELAAPGRDPRPPFDLSAYEGTPASIDDLAPGMALQGTVTNVTAFGAFVDVGVGTDGLVHVSELADAYVARPLDVVGVHDRVAVTVLSVDLIRRRIALSMRERRRG, translated from the coding sequence ATGGAGACAGGAACGGCCGGGGAACGGGCATGTCGGTTCGCCGCCTGGATTGCGGCGGCCCTCGGGGTGAGGGAAGAGCAGGTGGCAGGGACGGCGACGCTCCTCGCGGGCGGTGCGACGGTCCCCTTCATCGCGAGGTACCGGAAGGAGGCGACCGGGTGCCTGGACGAGGTGGCCATCGCGGCGGTCAGGGATCGGCTTGCGGCGATGGAGCGGCTCGAAGAGCGGAGGGAGACGGTGCTCGCGTCGCTCAGGGAGCAGGGCGTGCTCACCCCGGACCTGGCGGCACGGGTGATGGGGGCGGAGAGTCTGGCCGTCCTCGAAGATCTCTATCTTCCGTTCAGGCCCGGACGCCGGACCCGCGCCTCGGCGGCGCGTGAACTGGGGCTGGCCCCCCTGGCCGCGGCCCTGCTCGGGGGCGAGTGCGCCGATCCGCTCGCCGCGGCGCAGAGGTATGTCAGGCCCGACGGCCCGGCCGACGCCGCGGCGGCGCTTGCCGGCGCGAGCGACATCGTCGCCGCCACCGTCTCGGAGGACGCCGGCGTCAGGGCGTCGATGCGCCGGCTCTTCATGGAGGCGGGGGTGCTCACGGTGCGGGCGGCCCGCGGGAAGGATCTCGCCGCCACCCCGTACGCCGACTATGCAGGATATACCGGGCGGCTCAGGGCGATGCCAGGTCACCGCGTCCACGCGGTGCTGCGCGGGGCGCGGGAAGGGCTGCTCTCGGTCACCGTCGCCCCGCCTGAGAGGCGGGCGCTCGGCCTCATGGGAGTGCGGGGCCGCGGGCCGGCGAGCGAGGTGGTGGCCGCGGCGGTGCAGGACGGGTACCGCCGCCTCCTTGCCCCGGCGATGGAGCGCGAGAGCCTCGCGGCCGCGAAGGCGCGGGCCGACGAGGAGGCGGTGCAGGTCTTTGCCGCCAACCTCAGACGCCTCCTCCTCGCGCCCCCGCTCGGGAGAAAGACGGTGCTCGCCGTCGACCCCGGTTTCGCGGCCGGGTGCAAGGTCGCCTGCCTGGACCGGCAGGGGACGCTCCTCCACGCGACGGTCGTCCGTCCCCTCCCGCCGCACCGGCAGGAGGGGAAGGCCGGGGCGGTGCTCGCCGACCTCTGCCGGAGGTACGGCGTCGAGGTGGTCGCCGTCGGGAACGGCCACGGCGGCCGGGAGGCGCGGGCCTTCCTGCTGGGCCTCGGCCTGGGGGTGCCGGTGATCACGGTGAGCGAGTGCGGGGCCTCGGTCTACTCGGCCTCGGCGGAGGCCCGCCGGGAGTTCCCCGACCTCGACCTCACCCTCAGGAGTGCGGTCTCCATCGGCCGGCGCCTCCAGGACCCGCTCGCCGAACTGGTGAAGATCGACCCGCAGGCCCTGGGCGTCGGGCAGTACCAGCACGACGTCGACGGCCGACTCCTGGCCGCGGCCCTCGACGACACGGTGGTCAGCGCCGTCAATGCCGTCGGGGTGGAGGTGAACACGGCGAGCGCCCCGCTCCTCGCGAGGGTCTCCGGGATCGGGCAGGCGCAGGCCGCACGGATCGTCGGCTTCAGGGAGGAGCACGGGCCCTTCGGTTCGCGGCGGGCCCTCCTCAAAGTCCCCGGCATCGGGCCAAAGACCTTCGAACAGGCGGCCGGGTTCCTCAGGGTCGTCGGCGGCGCCGACCCGCTGGACGCCACCGCCGTCCACCCGATGCACACTCCGGTCGTCAGGGCGATGGCCGACGACCTGGGGGTCGGGGTCGGCGACCTCGTCGGCAACCCGGCCCTCCTCGGGCAGGTCGAACCGGAACGCTATGTGCACGGTGCCGTCGGTCTCCCGACGGTGCACGACATCTGCGCCGAGCTCGCTGCCCCGGGCCGCGACCCGCGGCCGCCCTTCGACCTGAGCGCCTACGAGGGCACCCCGGCCTCGATCGACGACCTCGCGCCAGGCATGGCCCTGCAGGGCACCGTGACCAACGTGACGGCCTTCGGGGCCTTCGTGGACGTCGGAGTCGGGACCGACGGCCTGGTCCATGTGAGCGAACTCGCCGACGCCTATGTCGCCCGCCCCCTCGACGTCGTCGGGGTGCACGACCGCGTCGCGGTCACCGTCCTCTCGGTGGACCTGATCCGCCGGCGGATCGCCCTCTCGATGCGGGAGCGTCGGCGGGGATGA